GAGGAAACGCGCAACCTGAATATCCCCTTCGGGGAATCCTCGCCCTTTAGGGCGGGGAGGATGTCAAGACGCCACAACAAGCCACCCAGTTGATCGAGAACGGACGGGCCGGCCTGGCGATCGTCGGGCGTGAGCACCTCCGCGATCCGTATTTCACCATTCGGGCCGCCGACGAACTCGATGCCCTCGATCGCGTCAGGGTGCCACCGCAGTACGACCGGGCGTTCTGAGATAGTCTTTTGCCAACGGCGGTCATCATCGCCGGCATGGTCGACCGGATCTTGTTTCCGACGGATGGCAGCGCGGGGGCGATGGCAGTGCTCGAACACGCCCTCGACCTCGCAACCGACCACGAGGCGAGCGTCCACCTGTTGACCGTCGACGAGTCGGGATTCGACTCTGCGGAACTACTTGCCCTCGCCGGCGACCGCGCGCGGGAACGTGGACTCGAGCCCGAAACAGTTCGTCGAGAGGGAGAAGTCTATCAGGAAATTCTCGCGTATGCACAAGAGGCAGCCGTCGACGCGATCGTGATGCCGACCCACGGCCGATCGGGACTCGAACGACTGTTGCTTGGCAGCGTCACGGCCCGGATCATGCGTCTCGCGGACATCCCGGTGCTGACGGCGACGCCGGATGCGGAACTGCGCTACCCGTACCGACGGATTCTCGTCCCGACCGACGGAAGCCAGGCCGCCCAAGCAGCGGTCGAAGTGGGGGCGACACTCGCTCGCGTCGCGGCTGTCCCGTTGGCAGTGCTGTCGGTCGTCGAACAGACACAGCTCGGAGCCACCGTTCGTTCGACGACGAGTCGCGAGCACATGGAAGATCGCTCGCGAACAGCCGTCAAAGAAGCGACGGAGACGGCACGATCCGCAGGCGTTTCGGATATCTCGACAGCCGTCGTAACGGGCCGGTCGATCCCCGAGACGATCCGGTCGTACGTCTCAGACCAACACAGTGATCTGGTCGTGCTTGGCACCCACGGTCGGACCGGATTGGACCGATATCTCTTCGGGAGTACCACAGAGGCACTGGTCCGCACAGCGACGGTTCCAGTGATGACTGTGCGTCCGCCAGACAAGTGGAGTGGCTGACTATGCGTGTCAGTGGGCCTTCCAAATCGACCGCCATGTCGAGATATCGACGCGGTGCCCTATCGAATCTGGAGCTGTGCGATCCCGATACCGTCTGTCGATCACGCGCGCAAAATCACTCGTGATAATCTGGCCGACAACCTTTTTACCGAAATCACCCACGCTGGATATGTGGCACCGCAAGGTGCCCACTTTCCCCCCACCCCCACCCCCCACCCCACTTTACTTTCCGCTCGCTCTGTACTGACTGGGCTGGTAGTCTGTCAGAGCCAGACCAGTCGCTCAGTGTCCGGCTCAGCGGAGAACGAACCAAACAGCGCCGGTCGACAGTACCTCGGGTCAGTAACTTCGATCGACCGGTTCGTAGGATTTGCTCTCACCGTCGAGGATAACCGGCACGTAATACAGATCCAGGTCGCCGTCGTTCCAGGCGATCATCGTGTGTTTGAGCCACTCGTCGTCTTTGCGGGTCTGGTGTTCGGCCCGCCAATGAGCCCCGCGGAACTCAGTTCGAGCGAGTGCTCCCAGCGCGATCGTCTCGGCGAGGTCGATGATATTGCGCGTCTCTAAGGTGTGAATGAGGTCGGTGTTGAACGTCCGGGACGGATCCTCGACGGCCACGTCTTGGTAGTCCCGCCGGGCATCCTGTAAGTCTTCGAGGGCCGTTTCGAGGCCCTCTTCGGTCCGGAAGACGTTGACGTTTGCTGTCATCGTCTCTTGGACCGCTGCCCGGATATCGGCGTGGTTTGTCCCATCGTCTTCGAGCAGGGCCTCGATCCGCTCGCGTTGGGTCTTGACTTCGTGCTCGACGACAGCCGTCGGATCGGCGAGCGAACCGCCATCGGCAACCGCGTCCTCGTCGGCCCCGTCGATCGGCGTGTCGACTGCACCAGGCTCGACCGCTGGACTCACGTCACCGGCCTCGCTCCGGGCCGAGTGGCCGGTCGGGATCTCTGCCGTCTTCATGTCTCGGCCGGCGGCGTGATAGCCCGCGCGCTTCCCGAAGACGAACAGTTCGGGCAGGGCGTTGCCACCTAACCGATTCGCACCGTGAACCGAGACGCAGGCACACT
The sequence above is drawn from the Halorhabdus sp. CBA1104 genome and encodes:
- a CDS encoding universal stress protein, whose amino-acid sequence is MVDRILFPTDGSAGAMAVLEHALDLATDHEASVHLLTVDESGFDSAELLALAGDRARERGLEPETVRREGEVYQEILAYAQEAAVDAIVMPTHGRSGLERLLLGSVTARIMRLADIPVLTATPDAELRYPYRRILVPTDGSQAAQAAVEVGATLARVAAVPLAVLSVVEQTQLGATVRSTTSREHMEDRSRTAVKEATETARSAGVSDISTAVVTGRSIPETIRSYVSDQHSDLVVLGTHGRTGLDRYLFGSTTEALVRTATVPVMTVRPPDKWSG